One genomic window of Leopardus geoffroyi isolate Oge1 chromosome C3, O.geoffroyi_Oge1_pat1.0, whole genome shotgun sequence includes the following:
- the REN gene encoding renin isoform X2 encodes MDQGSRMPRWGLLLVLCGSCTFGLPADSGAFRRIFLKKIPSIRESLKERGVDVARLGAEWSQFTKRFSFSNSTSPVVLTNYLDTQYYGEIGIGTPPQTFKVIFDTGSANLWVPSTKCSPLYTACEIHSLYDSSESSSYMENGTAFTIHYGSGKVKGFLSQDEVTVGGITVTQTFGEVTELPLIPFMLAKFDGILGMGFPAQAVGGVTPVFDHILSQGVLKEDVFSVYYSRNSHLLGGEVVLGGSDPQYYQGNFHYVSISKTGSWQIKMKGVSVRSATVVCEEGCMVVVDTGASYISGPTSSLRLLMETLGAKELSTNEYVVNCKQVPTLPDISFHLGGRAYTLTSADYVLKDPYGNDGLCTLALHGLDVPPPTGPVWVLGASFIRKFYTEFDRHNNRIGFALAR; translated from the exons ATGGACCAAGGGAGCAGAATGCCTCGCTGGGGCCTCCTGCTGGTGCTCTGCGGCTCCTGCACCTTCGGTCTCCCCGCAGACTCTGGCGCCTTCAGACG GATCTTCCTCAAGAAAATACCTTCGATCCGGGAAAGCCTGAAGGAGCGAGGCGTGGACGTAGCCAGGCTTGGTGCTGAGTGGAGCCAGTTCACCAAGAGATTCTCCTTTAGCAACAGCACGTCCCCTGTGGTCCTCACCAACTACCTGGAT ACCCAGTACTATGGCGAGATCGGCATTGgcaccccaccccagaccttcAAAGTCATCTTCGACACAGGCTCAGCCAACCTCTGGGTGCCCTCCACCAAGTGTAGCCCTCTCTACACAGCATGTG AGATTCACAGCCTCTACGACTCTTCGGAATCCTCCAGCTACATGGAGAATGGGACGGCATTCACCATCCACTACGGATCTGGGAAGGTCAAAGGTTTCCTGAGCCAGGACGAGGTGACT GTGGGCGGAATCACAGTGACACAGACGTTCGGAGAGGTCACAGAGCTGCCCCTGATACCCTTCATGCTGGCCAAGTTTGATGGGATTCTGGGCATGGGCTTCCCTGCACAGGCTGTTGGCGGGGTTACCCCTGTCTTTGACCACATCCTCTCCCAAGGGGTGCTAAAGGAGGATGTCTTCTCTGTCTACTACAGCAG GAATTCCCACTTGCTCGGAGGAGAGGTTGTGTTGGGAGGCAGCGACCCCCAGTATTACCAAGGGAACTTCCACTACGTGAGCATCAGCAAGACTGGCTCCTGGCAGATCAAAATGAAAGG GGTGTCGGTGAGGTCGGCCACCGTGGTCTGTGAGGAGGGCTGCATGGTCGTGGTGGATACTGGCGCATCCTACATCTCGGGTCCCACCAGCTCCCTGAGGCTGCTCATGGAGACCTTGGGGGCCAAGGAGCTGAGCACAAACGAA TACGTCGTGAACTGCAAGCAGGTGCCTACACTCCCGGACATCTCCTTCCACCTTGGAGGCAGAGCCTACACGCTCACCAGCGCGGACTATGTGTTAAAG GATCCCTACGGTAATGATGGCCTGTGCACTCTGGCCCTCCATGGTCTGGATGTCCCACCGCCCACTGGGCCCGTCTGGGTCCTGGGCGCCAGCTTCATCCGCAAATTCTACACGGAGTTTGATCGCCATAACAACCGCATTGGCTTTGCCTTGGCCCGCTGA
- the REN gene encoding renin isoform X1: MDQGSRMPRWGLLLVLCGSCTFGLPADSGAFRRIFLKKIPSIRESLKERGVDVARLGAEWSQFTKRFSFSNSTSPVVLTNYLDTQYYGEIGIGTPPQTFKVIFDTGSANLWVPSTKCSPLYTACEIHSLYDSSESSSYMENGTAFTIHYGSGKVKGFLSQDEVTVGGITVTQTFGEVTELPLIPFMLAKFDGILGMGFPAQAVGGVTPVFDHILSQGVLKEDVFSVYYSRNSKNSHLLGGEVVLGGSDPQYYQGNFHYVSISKTGSWQIKMKGVSVRSATVVCEEGCMVVVDTGASYISGPTSSLRLLMETLGAKELSTNEYVVNCKQVPTLPDISFHLGGRAYTLTSADYVLKDPYGNDGLCTLALHGLDVPPPTGPVWVLGASFIRKFYTEFDRHNNRIGFALAR; encoded by the exons ATGGACCAAGGGAGCAGAATGCCTCGCTGGGGCCTCCTGCTGGTGCTCTGCGGCTCCTGCACCTTCGGTCTCCCCGCAGACTCTGGCGCCTTCAGACG GATCTTCCTCAAGAAAATACCTTCGATCCGGGAAAGCCTGAAGGAGCGAGGCGTGGACGTAGCCAGGCTTGGTGCTGAGTGGAGCCAGTTCACCAAGAGATTCTCCTTTAGCAACAGCACGTCCCCTGTGGTCCTCACCAACTACCTGGAT ACCCAGTACTATGGCGAGATCGGCATTGgcaccccaccccagaccttcAAAGTCATCTTCGACACAGGCTCAGCCAACCTCTGGGTGCCCTCCACCAAGTGTAGCCCTCTCTACACAGCATGTG AGATTCACAGCCTCTACGACTCTTCGGAATCCTCCAGCTACATGGAGAATGGGACGGCATTCACCATCCACTACGGATCTGGGAAGGTCAAAGGTTTCCTGAGCCAGGACGAGGTGACT GTGGGCGGAATCACAGTGACACAGACGTTCGGAGAGGTCACAGAGCTGCCCCTGATACCCTTCATGCTGGCCAAGTTTGATGGGATTCTGGGCATGGGCTTCCCTGCACAGGCTGTTGGCGGGGTTACCCCTGTCTTTGACCACATCCTCTCCCAAGGGGTGCTAAAGGAGGATGTCTTCTCTGTCTACTACAGCAG aaATTCCAA GAATTCCCACTTGCTCGGAGGAGAGGTTGTGTTGGGAGGCAGCGACCCCCAGTATTACCAAGGGAACTTCCACTACGTGAGCATCAGCAAGACTGGCTCCTGGCAGATCAAAATGAAAGG GGTGTCGGTGAGGTCGGCCACCGTGGTCTGTGAGGAGGGCTGCATGGTCGTGGTGGATACTGGCGCATCCTACATCTCGGGTCCCACCAGCTCCCTGAGGCTGCTCATGGAGACCTTGGGGGCCAAGGAGCTGAGCACAAACGAA TACGTCGTGAACTGCAAGCAGGTGCCTACACTCCCGGACATCTCCTTCCACCTTGGAGGCAGAGCCTACACGCTCACCAGCGCGGACTATGTGTTAAAG GATCCCTACGGTAATGATGGCCTGTGCACTCTGGCCCTCCATGGTCTGGATGTCCCACCGCCCACTGGGCCCGTCTGGGTCCTGGGCGCCAGCTTCATCCGCAAATTCTACACGGAGTTTGATCGCCATAACAACCGCATTGGCTTTGCCTTGGCCCGCTGA